From one Lycium ferocissimum isolate CSIRO_LF1 chromosome 7, AGI_CSIRO_Lferr_CH_V1, whole genome shotgun sequence genomic stretch:
- the LOC132065552 gene encoding putative calcium-binding protein CML19: MCMASVSVSKAEKESIFSRLRNMFHLRRKEEEKKLTTTKTTTIPTTTDRHSTSSSGSGSNNNSELGRVFRYFDEDGDGKVSPAELRRCMKAVGGELSVEEAEMAVRLSDSDGDGLLGLEDFTKLMEEERNKESELIGAFEMYEMEGSGGYITPKSLKRMLSRLGESTSIDKCKDMIRRFDLNGDGVLSFDEFKVMMTT, encoded by the coding sequence ATGTGTATGGCGTCAGTTTCTGTTTCCAAGGCTGAAAAAGAGTCAATTTTCTCAAGATTACGGAATATGTTTCATCTCAGAAGGAAGGAAGAGGAGAAGAAGTTAAcgacaacaaaaacaacaacgaTACCTACCACTACTGATCGTCATTCGACGAGTAGTAGTGGTAGtggtagtaataataatagcgAGTTAGGGAGAGTATTTAGGTACTTTGACGAGGATGGAGATGGAAAGGTGTCACCAGCGGAGCTAAGGAGGTGCATGAAGGCGGTAGGAGGCGAGCTGTCAGTGGAGGAGGCTGAGATGGCGGTGAGGCTGTCGGATTCTGACGGGGATGGGTTGTTAGGATTGGAGGATTTTACAAAGCTAATGGAAGAAGAGAGGAATAAGGAGAGTGAATTGATTGGAGCATTtgaaatgtatgaaatggaagggAGTGGAGGGTACATTACTCCTAAGAGCTTGAAGAGGATGTTGAGTCGACTTGGTGAGTCAACTTCCATTGATAAGTGCAAGGATATGATTAGGAGATTTGATCTCAatggagatggagttcttagcTTTGATGAGTTCAAAGTTATGATGACAACTTAG